The genomic DNA CAAGGCGATTCACAATAAATATAGTGAATTGGCGCAAATGTCAGAACGAATTGCAAAGGGTATCCCCGATGTGGAGGCGTTTCTTGGGGGGAATAACGTTTTTGACAAATTTTCTGGGAATCTGAACCATATTGTTAATTACATTGGTGAGTTGGAATCTCAGGTGGAAAAGAGCGAAATTGTAGCCAGGGAGGCCGAGTCCCGCGCGCGGGAGGCCCTGGTCCAGGCCGAGCAGGCGCGCAGGCAGGGCGAGGCCGCCAGATGTGAAGGGCTTTTGTCCGCCGCCGGGACTCTTGAGCGTTCAGTACAGTCCATTCGCGACCACTCGGCCATTCTGGGCGCGGCCTCGGGCAAGGCTCGGGACGGCGCGGCGGAGCAGCAGCGGCTGATGGGCGAGGCCGCCTCGGCCATGGAGGAGATGAACGCGGCCGTGGGCGAGACCGCCGCCGGAGCGAGCGCGGCCGCTTCGGAAGCGGACATGGTCATGGAGCGCGCGGAGGCTGGTTCGGCCGTGGTCGCCAGGACTCTGGATTCCATCAGCGAGGTTTCGCGCAATTCCCAAACCCTGGTCGAGAGCGTGGCCGGGCTCGGCTCCCAGGCCGAGGACGTCGGGGCTATCATGGGCGTGATTTCGGACATCGCGGACCAGACCAATTTGCTGGCTCTCAACGCCGCCATCGAAGCCGCCAGGGCGGGCGAGGCCGGGCGCGGTTTCGCTGTGGTGGCCGACGAGGTGCGCAAGCTTGCCGAGAAAACCATGGAAGCGACCCGCGACGTCGGCGTCGCCATCCAGGGCATTCAGGCGCAGGTGGCCCGGACCATAGATGGAGTCAAGGGTATGGCCGGGCTGGCGGACGAAGCCGCAGGCATGGCCGGGGAGTCCGGCACTGCTTTGGAGGAGATCGTGTCCCACTCCGGCACCAGCGCCGAACGCATTGGCGCCATAGCCGCGGCTTCGGCCCAGCAGTCGGTGTCGAGCGAAGAGGTCACGCGGACCATTTCCGCAGTGCACGATATTTCCTCGGCCACGGACCAGGGTATGGCCGAAGCTGCCGAGGCCGTGGAAAACCTGTCGGCCCGCGTGGAGGAACTGTCCGTCATGACCGGGGTGTTCCGGCTGGTGGGCAGCGGCAGGGTGCAGGAGATACTCGGCGTTCTGGCCGGTTCCGAGGCGATCCGGTCCGGAGGGCGAGAGTCCCTGGAGCGGGTCATGCGCGAGGCCTTGCGGGAGAATGATTTTCTTGAACTCATGTATGTCACGGACGCACAGGGGCGACAAACGGTCAGCAACATGGGCGGCAAGGTCTCCGGTTTCGCCGAGGACCCTGAGGCCTTCGGCGCGGACTGGAGCGGACGTCCCTGGTTCCGGGGCGCGATGGACAACCGCACCTTTCAGATTTCCGACGTGTACACATCCTCGGCCTCGGGAGGAGAGTGCATCACCGTGTCCGGGCCATACTTCGGCCGCGACGGGCAGGTCCTCGGCGTCATTGCCGCAGATGTCAGTGTCTAGGGGGGCGGCGTTCGATAGCGGCGTGCCGCATTTCTCTTCTTCGATCGGCGTCAGGCGCGCTTCTTGGGCTTGTACTGCATAAGGGCGTTGCCCGCGATGATGAAGGCAAGGCCCGCCACTGTGGCTGGGTGGATGGTTTCGCCCACCAGGAAATGGATGAAGACCAGGGACAGGAAGGGCGAGAGAAAAATGAGATTGGCCACGCGGGCGGTGCCGCCGCCGGTCGGCTTGGCTGCGTATTTCATGGCCGTGAGCCAGAGGGCGAAGGTGATGCCCATTTCGAAGAGGCCCACATAGGAGGCGGCCAGGATTTGGCCGGTTTCGAGGGACGGCAGTTCGGAAAAGAGCAGCGTGGCCGCCAGGATGAGGGGAAAGCCCGTCATGAAGCTGAGGAGCAGGCCGGCGATGGGGTCGGCTTTGCTCCTGGTGTTGAATATCCAGTAGACGGCCCAGATGACCGTGCTGCCCAGGGCCAGGCCCACGCCGGGCAGGCTGGAGAAGCTCATGGAGAACGGATCGCCGTGGGTGGAGATGACCACCACGCCGAGGTAGCTGAGAATGATCGCGCCCAAGTCCTTGAGGGAGAGCCTCTGGCCGAGCAAGGGCACGGACAGCAGCGACAGCGTCACGGCCCAGGTGTAGTTGATGGGCTGGGCCTCCTGGGCGGGCAGCAGGTCGTACGCCTTGAACAGGATGGTGTAGTAGAGGAACGGGTTGAGCGCGCCGAGCAGGGCGCAACGCATGGTCCCCCTGCGCCCCATCCGTCGGATTTCGCCAAGTTTTCCCTGAACGATCAGGATCAGCGCAAGGGCCGCGATGGAAATTGCGCAGGCGCAGAGCAGGAGTTGCAGCGGGTCCAGCCCGCGTAGGGCGATCTTGAAGGCCGAGGCCACGGTGGACCAGATGGTCACCGTGGCCAGGCCGAAGAGAAGGGCTTTCCTGTTGTCGGTCACGTGGGAATTAAACGATGACGTGCTTGCGGATGTGGCTGACCACTTCGTTTACGTCGTCCGTGACGATGAACAGTTCGAGGTCTTCGGCCTTGCAGAAGCCGTTGGACACCATCTGGTCTCTGAACCAGTCGATGAGACCCGCCCAGAACTCGGTGCCGAAGAGCACAATGGGGAACGGCTTGATGCGGTGGGTCTGGATGAGCACCAGCGCCTCGGACAGCTCGTCCAGGGTACCGTACCCGCCGGGCAGGGCCACGTAGGCCAGCGCGTATTTGATGAACATGAGCTTGCGGATGAAGAAGTAGCGAAATTCGCTTTTGACGTTCAGGAACTGGTTGCTTTTTTGTTCCATGGGCAGGTGGATATGCAGGCCGATGGATTCGCCGTCGTTCTCGAACGCGCCTTTGTTTCCGGCCTCCATGAGGCCGGGGCCGCCGCCGGTTATAACGGAAAATCCGGCCAGGGACAGGGCCTTGGACAGCTGTTCGGTCTTCTGGTAGAGCGGTTCGTCCGGTTTGACCCTGGCCGAGCCGAACACGGATACGGCCGGGCCGATCTCGGACAGGTTTTCGAAACCGTCGACAATTTCGGACATGATTTTGAAGAGCCGCCAAGACTCGTGAATGGACAAATCGTCGATGAGATATTGCTTGGAACGATGTATCATTGGTTCTCCTGTGTTTCCGTGGCAAGGTTGCCTGGATACGGTTTATAAGGCATGTAGTCCGGGCGGCGGATGCAGGTTTCCGCTGACTGCTTCATTACACTGATTTTGTCCCGTTCGGAAGGGCTATTACCTTGTGGCGGGATGGAATGCCAACACGAGGACAACGTATGAAAGTCACCTTCATGGGCGCTGCCCGTACCGTTAGCGGTTCTTGTTTCATCCTCGAATGCGGCGGCAAGCGCTTCGCCGTGGACTGTGGAATGCATCAGGGCAACCGCGAGATAGAAAAGCGCAACTGGAACATAGACGCGTACGGTCCCAAGAAGCTGGACTTCATATTGATAACCCACGCCCACATCGATCATACGGGGCTTTTACCCGCCCTGGTGGCCAAGGGGTATCGCAACCCCATCTACTGCACCGAGCCCACCCGCGATCTGCTGGAAATCATGCTTTTGGACTCAGCGCATATCCAGGAAATGGAGGCGGAGTGGGGCAACCGCAAACAGCGCCGGACGGGCGGAGACATGATAAATCCGCTCTATACCATCGCCGATGCGGAGCGGACCACGCCTTTGTTCGCGCCCATAGAATATTCCAAGACTTTCGAGCCCGCGCCCGGTATCAGGGTGACCTACAAGGACGCCGGGCATATCCTCGGTTCGGCCTTCATCGAGATCGAGTACGAGGAAGAAGGCAAGCTGACCAAGGTGGTCTTTTCCGGTGATCTCGGCAGGCCCGAGCAGCTTATCGTCAACAACCCCTCGGACATGGAGTGCGCCGACTACTTGTTCATGGAGTCCACCTACGGTAATCGCAACCATGTGGACGCGGAGGGCAGCCTGGACGAGCTGGCCGAGGCCATCGCCTACAGCTACGGCAACGGCGAAAAAGTGGTGATTCCCGCCTTTGCCGTGGAGCGGTCCCAGCAGATCATCTACTCCCTGTTCCTGCTTCGCAAACAGGGGAAGCTGCCTGCCGACATGCCCGTATATCTGGATAGCCCGTTGGCCATCAGGGCCACGGAGATTTTTCGCAAGCATCCGGAATATTACGACGAGGAGACGCAGAAATATATTGAGGCCGGGGAAAATCCTCTGGACCTGCCCAATCTGCACTTCACCCAGAGCCGCGAACAGTCCCAGGCCATCAACGAGTCCCAGGGCCCGGCCATCATCATCTCGGCCAGCGGCATGGCCAATGCGGGCCGCGTCAAGCACCACCTCAAGCACAACCTGTGGCGGCCCGGGGCCAGCGTGGTCTTCGTGGGCTGGCAGGGCGTGGGCACGCCGGGACGCAAGATCGTCAACGGGGCCGAAAAGATAACCATTTTCGGTGAAGAAGTCCTGGTCAAGGCCAAGGTCTTCACCATCAACGGCTTTTCGGGTCATGCCGGACAGGACGAACTCATGGACTGGCTCGGCACCATGCAGGGCAAGCCCATCAAGATTCTGCTCGTGCACGGCGAGGCCGAGGTCCAGAAGGAGTTCGCCAAGCTCATCAAGGAGAAGTTCGGTTTCACGGTGCATATTCCCGAATACATGGAAGTGCTTGAGCTTGAGCCGGGCAAGGATTTGCAACCCCTGGTGGACATGGACTTGGCGCGGCCGCGCGTGGATTGGAATTTCCTGCTGGCCGACTCCGAGAATCTTTACCGGGAGCTGCGCAACCGTATCCGGGACGTGGAGAAGCGTCCCTGGGTCGATCAGGCGGAGCTGCGCGACAAGCTTCTTGACATCAACCGAAATATTGTGGAGCTCGTCTCCGAGATGTAGCCGATGCGGATTATTGGTGGACAATACAAAGGGCGCAGGATTTTGACCTGCGAGGGACCAGGCTACCGGCCCGCCACCATGAAGGTGCGCGAATCGGTCTTTTCCATGCTCATGGCCAGGGGCGTCGACTTCAGCCATGCTCGGGTCATCGACATGTTTGCCGGGTCCGGCTCATTGGCGCTCGAATGCCTCAGTCGGGGCGCGTCAACGGCCTGGTTTGTGGAGAAGAGCCCCAAGGCCGCGGCCCTCATCCGTCGCAACTTGGCGGACCTCAAAGTTGATAAAAGGCATTTCAGAGTGGTCTGCAAGGACCTTTTCAATGTACTGTCCGGAAGTCCGGACCAGCCCTTCGACCTGGTCTTCATCGACCCGCCCTATGGCCGCGACCTCCTTGTTCCGGCTCTTGAGAAGGCGATTGAAAACGGCTGGATCGCGCAGGGAGCGTTGGTCCTGGCCGAGGTGGAGAACTCCGTCGAAGCCCCGCAGGACGGTCCTGTAGGGGATATGGAATTGTTAACCGACCGTGAATACGGTCAAACCAGGATTTTGATATGGCGAAAATGAACCCCAGGCTGGCCGTGTACCCCGGCACCTTCGATCCTTTGACCATGGGCCACGTGAGCTTGACCCGCCGGGGGCTGAATGTCTTCGATAATATTATTCTCGCTGTGGCGGAAAGCACGCCCAAGAAGACGCTGTTGACCGTGGGTGAGCGGGTGGCCCTCGCCAAGGACGTGTTTCGCAACGAGCCGAGGGTTTCGGTGGAGTCTTTTGACTGCCTGCTTATCGATTACGTGGAGGGCAGGGGCGCGGGGTCCATTATGCGCGGGCTGCGCGCGGTTTCCGATTTCGAATACGAGTTTCAGATGGCGCTCATGAACCGCAAGCTCAAGGGAGAGATCGAGACCGTGTTCATGATGACCGACTTCAAGTGGATGTATCTGAGTTCCACCATCGTCAAGGAAGTGGCCCAGTACGGCGGCGACATCCGCGGCCTGGTGCCCGGCCCGGTTGCCACGGCTCTGTCCGTCAAGTACGGCGTCAAGCCCCAGGACTGGGGACAAAACCACTACATATGAACCGCAAGCCTCCCATAGTCTGTCTGCTCGGGCCGACCGGCACGGGCAAGACCGCGGCGGCCATCGCCATTGCCGGACGTCTGCCCGCCGCCGTAATCAATTTCGATTCCCGCCAGGTGTATCGGGACTTCCCGATTATCACGGCTCAGCCCGATGAGAAGGAGCGTGGCGCTTGCCCGCACCTTCTTTACGGTTTCCTGCCGACGGAAGAAAAAATGAACGCGGCGCGGTTCGTGGAGCTGGCCGTGGACAAGATCGAGACGGTGCGCGGAGAGGGGCGGCTGCCCATTCTGGTGGGCGGCACGGGGCTCTATCTCCGCTCGCTCCTGTCCGGCATCGCGCCCATCCCGGAGATTCCGGCTGAAATTCGCCGGGAGGTCCTCGACCGCATTGCTGTGGAGGGACCGCAAGTCCTGCACGCCGAATTGACGCGCATCGACCCGGACTATGCGGCCAGGATTCACCCCAACGACACCCAGCGCAACGCCCGGGCCGCCGAGGTGTATCTGGCCACAGGCCGAACCATGACCTGGTGGCATACCGAGAGCGAGCATTCCCCGGCGCCCTACGACGCCCTCAAGGTGGGAATGCGTATCGCCCTGAACGACCTGGAGCCGCATCTGGCGAGACGTATCGACGTCATGCTTGAGCTGGGAGCGCTGGACGAGGCGCAGGCCGCTTTCGAGCGTTGTCCGGACCCGGACGCGCCGGGCTGGACCGGCATCGGTTGCGCCGAGCTTCTCGCCTTTTTGCGGGGCGGCTCCACCATGGTCCAGGCGCGCGAGCAGTGGGTGCGGAACACCAGGGCGTATGCCAAACGGCAGATTACCTGGTTCAACAAGGAAGAGGACATCCACTGGTTCGCGCCCGGCGACGGTGAGAGCGTTGCCGACCTTGTGGAATCGTGGCTGTCCGAACGGAGTTGATCAGCTTCCGGCAAGAACGGCCAGTTGCGTCGGGGTCATTGTCCAGTTCAGGGTCCCGGCGGCTTGGCCCGGCTCAAGGGCGATCTGCATGAGTCCGCCGTTTTCCACGCGGATATCCACCCCCTTGGCGGGCGACAGGATGGCCGAGGCCAGAAGGGCCAGGGAAGGCAGGTGGCCAGCGATGAAGATCGAGTCCAGCCCAACGTATTCATTGATGAATCTCAATGTTTCCGAGGTCTGGGCCATGGCTTTGACCGCGTCCGTGACAACGATGTGCGAGGGCGGGTAGCCGGTTTGTTCCGCCATGATTTCAGCGGTCTGGAAGGAGCGGAGTTTGGGGCTTGCCACCACCAGTTGGAAGCGCAGGCCGAGGATAGCCGCGGACCGGGCGGATTTCTCCACCTGTTCCCGGCCCACCGGGCTCAGGGGCTGGTTCGGGTTGACTTCCTTGGGAAGGCAGGCTCCGTGCTGCATGAGATGGATAAGCATGTCTGGCTCCGCTGTTTGGTTTCCGTATCCGGAACAGGCTAGCACCGGACCCGCCAGGCGGCAAGCGGCTTGCGGAAAACCGGCAAGCGCGATACATGGATAATGCCTTGGCCATTCCGGCCGCCCGAGGCCATGAACACTTCAGGACAGTTGCCAAATGCCGCTTCGTATATTTATTCCCATCCTATTGTCGTTTTTATTTCTTTCGCCGCCATCTCATGCCTTTGACGGGCTTGTGCAGCCTGTCGGGACCAATGGAACCATCGTCTGGGGAACCGGCGAGGTCGTCGTGGTGCGTGGCGTAGAGGGCGCGTCGTCGGACGAGTCCAACGCGACATTGTCGCCGTTGGCCCTGCGTACGGCCGTTACCCAGGCGCGCAAACAGCTTCTGGATATGGTCATGTCCGTGCGCATTGACGGCCGCCAGACCGTGCGGGCGTTTCTGTCCGGCGACAGCGATGCCGCCGCCCTGGTGCGCGGCATTATTCAGAACTCCCTGTATCGGGGGCCGGGGCCGTATGACGGGGCGGGCACTGTGCGCGTTTCCGAACGGCTTCGCGGTCAATTGGCCGAACTCATTTTGCCCACTACCATTCAGTTTCAGAGCGGCATTCCGCCCAGGCTCTCCACGGCGAGAGGACAGGATGCGGAGATGATCGGCGATGCGCCTGAAGCGGTCGGCGGCGGCACGCGCGGCTATACCGGCGTGGTCGTCGACGCGCGTGGACTTGGAATCACCCCGGCGCTGGCCCCGGTCATCTTCGGTCAGGACGGTTACGGAGCCTACGGTTATTTCGGCGTCAGCCGGAACAGCGTGGTGCAGAAGGGCATGGTCGCCTACTCGGTCAGCGACAACCCCAAGGTTCTGGCCGAGCGTGTCGGCGACAGGCCGCTGATGGTCCGGGGATTGAGCGCCTACGGCTCCTGGCGGACTGACGTGGTTATCGCGGCCGACGAAGCCCGGCTTGTCCGGGCAGTGACCAAGGCCGGTCCCGTCGCGGACGGATGCAGGGTGGTCATTCTGGTGGACCGTCCGGATAATACCCGGGAGAGCGGGGATGCGGCTCAGGCCGCCAAGGGAGATGGTGATGCGTAGGTTGTTGTTTGTTTTTTCTGTTGCTTGCTGTCTGCTGATCGCATGGTCCGCGGCTTTTGCGGGACAGGTGCAGGTATTTGAACCCGCTGCGGAGGGCGTGTCCCAACCCGAGTTGCGCGAAAAGGCACGCTCGCAGGGGTTTGCCCAGGCCGTGCTCGACGAGGCTGATGTCATGCTTTCGGGCAAGCTCTCCAAGGAGCGCACCGTTCTGTTCAGGGAGTACCTCACGGGACACGCCGAACCGTTCATCCAGGGCTACAAGGTCGTCTCCTTCCAGGATTTTCCGGAAGGACTGAGCCTGACCATGGACGTGCGGGTGGATCGGCGGACCCTGCGCAACAGCCTCGGCTCCATGGGGTTCTTCGCCACCCTGTCCCAGCCCCAGCCCGCCACAGTGGTCTGGCCCGGCGACCTCACCGACGAGGAGTTGCTGGCCCTGCATCATCTCATTTCTCTGACCGGCATAGCTCCCGTCGAGGGAGCCTCTCCGGTATTCACCCTGGAGCGGGGGGACGAGAAGGGAATCTATCGGTGCCGTCTCTCTTACGACGGCGAGGAATGGCTGGCCGTCAACGGCGATATGGCACAGGCTTGGTTCACCCTCTGGCCGAGGTTCTTCAACCGTCCCGTGGCCAAGGCCGCGCGGGCGGGCGGCGAATCCCTGACCGTTTCCGGCTGGTTTTCCGCAGACGGCGTGCTGGAATTCGACCGCGTGCTGCACGGCTGGGACGCTGCCGTGCAAAACGCGCAGCTTGTGGAGATGGACATGCAGCCTTCCGGAGCCGGAGCTACCTGGACCCTCTCCGTGGTTAATCGCAAGCGTTTGGAAACACAGCTCAACGCCTTTTTGCCTCAGCGCGGCTTGAGCTTCCATCTGACCGACGAAAGCAGGGATTAGCCTGGAAAGGGGAAGGGCATCGTGTCGCGTGACGCCATTTGGACGGTCCCGAATATCCTGACCGTCGTTCGCATATTGTTGACGCCGCTTTTCGTCGTGGCCTACGTGGGCGAGAATTTCAATCTCGCCTGGATGTTGTTCGCCGTGGCCGGTCTGACCGACGCCTTTGACGGCTTCCTGGCCCGGATATGGGACCAGCGCACGCAACTGGGGGCCGTTCTGGATCCCCTGGCCGACAAGGCGTTGCTGGTGACTTCCTTCATCTGTCTGGCGGTCAAGGGGTGGATTCCCTTCTGGTTTGCCGTCCTGGTGGTCAGCCGCGATCTGATTATCGTCGGCGGTCTGGCCGTGCTCGCCTTCCTCGGCGTGGACGTCAAGGAGCGCATCAAGCCTATCTGGATCAGCAAGTTCAACACGGCCGCCCAGATTATTTTTGTCGTGTCGGTAATGATCCACCGCACCTTCAAGCTGGACTACGGCTTCATTATCAACACCCTGCTGACCGTTACCGCCATTTCCACCGTTTTCTCCGGCATCGCCTATGTCCGTCGCGGATTCAAAATCTTTTCCGAAGAGGGCGAAGTCTGACGAGTGGGCTGGCTATTGGGGGAAGGAAAGAGGGAGCGCGTTTGCGCTTCCTTTTTTTATGTGTTGCGCGACTCCATATACGAGAGGGACTGGCACAGCACGATATGATTCCCGCGTTTGCCCAAGTGGTTTTACGCGGTTGGCAGTGCGGCAAGATGTTTCGGAAGAAATGAGGGAAAGGCCGGGGAATGCAAAAAAGGCCCGGCTGCGTTGGCGGCCGGGCCTGAAAGACTTAGTGCGACGGGCAGCGTTTAGCTGTCCTTTTTCTCTTCTTCGGAGGGGGTGGATTTGGGGGTTACGTCGATTTCGTCAGGCTCGCTGGTGGCCTTTTTGAAGTTGCTGATGGCCTTGCCGATGCCGCCACCGATCTCCGGCAGTTTCTTGGCGCCGAAAATGACCAGGACAATAACGAGAATAATCAAGAGTTCCCAAACGCCGAATCCGCCAATCATATATAGCCTCCAATTGCGTGAATGACTTCGCGATTATTTGTGTTAGGGCTATACACCCGCCACTTTGCCCAGTCAAGGACGGCGGATCATTTCCCCTGATGCGGGTTGGCCTCGTTCCGGCCGGGAAAAGGGCGGTTTGACTTTACAATTGAATGCTCGGGCCTTACATCATCCCAATTGGCACAGGAAGACCGGCCGGTCACGGCTCCGACGATTTCGCACGCACTGAAGCAAGGGTACGGATGAGTAAAATTTCCCGGTTGCCGGGTACGGACTGTCGGCATCACCTCAATGGCCGCTGCCTCTACGAGGAGTGGCTCAATCCCGGATACACGAAGTCATGGCGCTGCCAGGTCACGGCCCGGTGGGAGTCTTCCTTCGACGACTTTTTGCGGCGCGCCGAGTTTTTCGGCGTGGCCGAGGACGCTGCCCCCGACCTTTGGGGACGCCAGTTCCAGCGAATGGCCCGCGAAACGTTCCACTGCGGGATGTACAAGTACAGGCCGGGCGCGCCCGTGCCGGGTTGCGGCCATCATCTGGACGGGGTCTGCGTCATGGGGCTGCCCCGATGTAGCGGGCGGTGCCGCCATTATAGCCTGAACACCGACGAACAGAGCTAAGGAGATTGCGTATCATGCTGTTGGCTTTTCCCTACATGCATCCCGAACTGTGGTCGGGCGACGACCTCGACGGGTTGACCTTTTTCGATCCCGGCCTGACCGACGAGCCCGATCATCACGCCTTTCGGCCTGGAGGACTGCCCCTTGATCCGAAGACCGCGCGGTCGCTCATCAAGGACTGCATCAATTTCGGAGAGCAGTTCAAGGACCCCGGCGAGATGGCCTATTTCGGAGCCATGACAGCCGACGACTTCTACGAAGGCTCCTCCATGTCCATCCAGGCCCAGTTGACCCGCCAGTTCGATGACGGACAAGGCTCGAAACAGGAACGTGAAGAGCGCGAGGCCCGTTCCAAGGCCCAGTTCGTGCTGCTTTTGGCCTGGTCCTTCGAAGAGCGCATTCTGGAATTGGTCAGCCTGGAAGAGGGCGTCAAGGACAGTTGGGACGACATGGACCGGACCATCGGCGTGGACGAGGAGGACAGCCTGGGCGAGCGGGAGACCGCTCTGGGCGAGACCTTGAGCCATACCGGGGGCGCGTCCGACGGCCAGGAAGTCCAATTGCCCTGGCAGAGGGTGATCGAGGCGTTGCCCGCTTTCATCCCCGAGGACACCGAACTGGTCTGCGCCGACCCCGAGATATTCGAGGTGTGGGAAGAGTTCGGCATCGCCTTCGAGGAAAGGGAGGACGGACTCTTGCGGGCCACGGCTCCGGCCTGGCGGTTTGGCTGCCGACGCGGCGAGCCCAAAGGAATGCCCGTGGCCATGAAAGAACTGACTGTCGCAATCCTCAAATAGATTTCGGAGTGATACATGGCGATAGCCAATCTGTTGATGAACCCCTGCCTGATCGAGGGCGTCAAGACCGTTGTTTTCGACAACGACGGCGTGCTGATCGATTCCTACGAGGCCAACATGGTCTATTACGGCACCATCCGGCGTGAGTTGGGGCTGCCGCCCATGACCGATGCCGAGAGGTATTACGTTCACTCGCGCACCCACGACGAGGCCGTGCGCCATATCGTTCCCGCAGACAAGCTGGAGCGGGCCTTTCAGGTCGGGGCGACTATGGATCAGGCGTCATTGGCCCCGTACTTCAAGCGTTCGGAGGGCATCCGCGAGTTCTTGTGCTGGCTGCGTTCCGCCGGGTTCGGCCTGGCCGTGAACACCAGCCGGGGCACATCCATGGATCTGGTCCTTAAGCTTACGGATTTGGAGGGTTTTTTTCATCCGATCATCACCTCCTGCAAGGTGAGCAAGCCCAAGCCGCATCCCGAGGGGTTGTATCGGATCATGCGCGAACATGGTGTGCGGCCGGACGAGGTCGCCTACATCGGCGACTCCGTGGTGGACCAGCGGGCCGCGCAGGCGGCCGGGGTGCGTTTTTGGGCATATCGTGACCAGGCTCTTGAGGCCGATGTGCACATTGAGGATTTCTGGGCCATCCGGGCGGCGATGCAACGCTGCTATAAAGGGTGCGCTCCC from Pseudodesulfovibrio thermohalotolerans includes the following:
- a CDS encoding HAD family hydrolase, with the protein product MAIANLLMNPCLIEGVKTVVFDNDGVLIDSYEANMVYYGTIRRELGLPPMTDAERYYVHSRTHDEAVRHIVPADKLERAFQVGATMDQASLAPYFKRSEGIREFLCWLRSAGFGLAVNTSRGTSMDLVLKLTDLEGFFHPIITSCKVSKPKPHPEGLYRIMREHGVRPDEVAYIGDSVVDQRAAQAAGVRFWAYRDQALEADVHIEDFWAIRAAMQRCYKGCAPAF